CAATTTTCTTCCCATACTCCTCTTTACACAAGATCATTCCACCACGTGGTCCACGTAATGTTTTATGTGTCGTTGATGTTACAAAGTCTGCATATGGAACAGGGTTCTCATGAAGCCCTGCTGCTACAAGGCCGGCGATATGCGCCATGTCTACCATTAAATATGCATTCACTTCATCTGCGATTTCACGAAACTTTCGGAAGTTGATTTCTCTTGAATAAGCACTCGCGCCTGCTACAATTAACTTTGGCTTATGAGCTAGTGCTTTTTCACGGACATCCTCATACACAATTGTTCCCGTCTCTTCATTGACCCCGTAATCTACGAATTCATACTGCTTCCCGCTGAAGTTTACCGGGCTACCGTGTGTTAAATGACCCCCATGGGATAAGTTCATTCCTAAAACTGTGTCACCATGCTCTAAGACTGTGTAGTAAACGGCCATGTTTGCTTGTGCTCCTGAATGCGGTTGAACATTTGCATGTTCTGCACCAAAGATCTTTTTTGCACGATCTCTAGCTATATCTTCAACAACATCGACATGTTCGCACCCGCCATAATAACGTTTGCTTGGGTAGCCTTCTGCATATTTATTCGTTAACACAGATCCTTGCGCTTCCATTACTGCTTTTGAAACAAAGTTCTCAGAAGCGATCAGTTCGATATTTGCTTGTTGCCTTTTTAGTTCTGCATCCATTGCGGCGAATAGCTCTGCGTCATTTGTTCTAATTTCTGATAGTGAGTCAACTTTCATTGTTGTCATTTTTATGTCCTCCTTTTTTGTTACGAGCTTCTATTATATTAAATATATGTACTATTTAGAGGTTACATGGTTTGTCTATATGAACGATTTTTAACACTTTTGTCATTTTGCTTTAGTCTATCCTGAAAATAGTGTTTATGGTTTGACAGCTTATGTGCTCGCTTTCACCTCTAGGCACAAGCGCGACATCCATTCAAGTCTCACTTCGTTCACTTTCATGGTGTCTCCTTTGCCGCGGGCACTGCCTCAACTTCCCAAAACTCTCAAAGTTCGTTTTGGGTGATTTTCGGCTCGTGCTGATCCCGCAGGAGTCTCGCACAAGCTGTCAAACATATCTCAAAATAAAAAATTTCATGTGCCATGGTGCGAAAATCACTTCGCATGGACGTCTACCCTGAAAATAAATCGTTAGTTGGGAAGCATTTGCTGCTTCGCTTTCACCTCTAGGCACAAGTGCGACATCTGCTCTAGCTACGTTCCACTGGCTATCACGGTGTCTTCTATGCCGCGGGAAGTATGGGCTTCCTAAAACTCATTACATTTGATGTCTACCTTGAAAGTATGGTTAATCACATGTTCCTTCCTCTTCGGAAATGGTATACACAGCCCTTTCTCCACCAATAAGCTTCGGCCGTGTTCTCGCATATGTGACATGGGCCTCGCCAACTTGATTGATTGAAGTTCTTACAGGTACAGCGACACGTTTTAAATGCATTCCGATAAATGTATCACCAATGTCTATGCCTGCATCAGCTTCAATTTGTTCAATAAGAACGGGTTCATTGAAGTTTTTGTAGGCATATGATGCCATCGATCCTCCAGCTTTCGGAACCGGAATTGCATGCACAATTTCAACGTTATTTTTTTCAGCGACAGTTTTTTCTAGTACGAGGGTGCGGTTTAAATGTTCACAACATTGAAATACAAGATGAATCCCTGTTTCTTTCTGAAATGTCCTTAAAGCGCCCCAAATTGCTGCAGCTATTTCTTCTGTGCCAGCTTTTCCAATATGCTTTCCACTCACTTCACTCGTACTCGTTCCAATTACGAACGTTCGGCCTTCTCGTAGCTTTGCAGATTGTTGAAACTCTCGTAGCCCTTTTAACAAACTACGTTCAACCTCTTCAACGTTTGTATCCATGAACATGTCTCCTCCTTACAGAAAAGATCCTTATGTATAGAAAGGAATGAAGGTCGTGCCCTTCATTCCTTAATTTTGTTCATATTGTGTAATCTTGTTGACCCGATTTTCGTGTCTTCCACCTTCATATTCGGTACTTAACCATACACGTGCAATTTCTACTGCTAGTCCAGGACCGATAATACGTTCACCCATCGCTAAAACGTTAGAGTCATTGTGTTCACGAGTCGCTTTAGCAGAAAATAAATCATGAACGAGTGCACAGCGTACACCTTTTACTTTGTTAGCTGCGATTGACATACCAATCCCTGTGCCACAGACCACAATACCACGATCAAATTCACCGTTTGCGACTTTTTCTGCTACAGGAATACCGTAATCAGGATAATCAACAGAATCTTCACATTCACACCCGACATCGACAAAATCAATATTCATTTCCTTTAATACTGTTTTAACTTCTTCTTTTAAGCTGTATCCTCCATGGTCAGAACCGATTGCTACTTTCATAATATCCTCCTTCATTTATACAGAAAATTGTTTGATCGTTTGCTTTAGTTTATCCGCTTGGTCGCCTAAAACTTCAGCAGATGCTGCGATTTCTTCCATAACACCTGTTTGTTCTTGCGTTGATGAAGTGACTTCTGCAGCTCCTGCAGACGTTTCTTCTGCAACTGCTGCTACTTCCTGTGATTGACGAGCGGTATTTTCAATTGATGTCATTTGACGATCGACTAATTGAAGAATTTCATGTACGGATTTCACTACGCCATCGACTGATTCTGTCATTTCTACGATCGCTTCATTTGTCTTTGTTCCCTTTTCCGCTTCACTATTTGCCGCTGACACTTGATCAGTGATTTGCCTAACAACATTTTGCACTTCCTGCTGAATGTTTTGGATTAGCTCAGATATCCCTTTCACTGCTGTACCACTTTCATCAGCTAGTTTCCTTACTTCATCTGCTACAACTGCAAAACCTCTTCCTTGTTCTCCAGCTCTAGCTGCCTCAATGGAAGCATTCAATGCAAGTAAATTTGTTTGTTCTGCAATATCACCTACAAGAGAAATAATTTCTTCAACTTTTTTCGCATGTGTTTCTAAACGATTCACGGCAGTAAGGGAATCCTGATTGTTGTTTGCTAAAGTTTGAATGCCTTCAACAAGCGATTGAATCACTGCTTTACTTTCAGTTAACGTCTTTACCATACCATTCGAGAGTTCATTTGAATGCTTTGCGTGGTTTTGTACAGTCGTTGCAAGTTCAATGACATCGTCAATTGATTCGACTGTTTCTTGCACTGCGTTTGCTGAACTGTCTGCACCTGATGCAATTTCCTCTACTGTTCGTGAAATGTTCTCTGCCTGATTTGCAGCTGCATTTGATGCGGACTTAATTTCAACGACTTGTTCATTCGTTTGTTCAAAGTTGGTATGAATGTCTCGCACCATAGATCTTAAGTTACTAATCATATTGTTATACGCTAACGCTAATGCGCGAAGTTCATCATCTGATTTTGGAACTTCTACATCTTCAGTAATATCCCCTTCTGCTACTTTGCGTGCAGATGTTTCTAATTCATTCAATGGTCGAACAATGATCGTTGCTCCAACAAAGCCAAGGATCCCACACCAGATGATCCCAAGTAATAATGTTAGTAAAGTAAAGACATTTTCATTTACCCCAAGCGTATTTGCTAATATTTCACTTAAATAAAAAATAAAAACGGCACTTGTTGCGTAAGTAATCGCAGCTACTGTACAAATGCCTATGACCATTTTCTTCCTTAAACTAAAGCGATACTTTTTACCCTCCATTGACGTTTCTCTCTCCCCTTGAATTTCCATATATTATTTTAGTTTTTTTAGCAGCTTTTCAACCGCTTTTTCAATTTCTGTGAGTGTTTCATCATATCTTTCAACATCTGCACCAAATGGGTCGCTAATATCAAAGCTAGGGAGCTTTCCTGCAATTTCATCAATTACGTTTTGGTGAGGGATGATTTCGTCTAACAATTGTTTTTCAAGTTCTTGTTGATTTTGAACATCATTTGTTTTGTTGTATTCTTCAATCTTTCCTTGGTTATCAGCAATAAATTTTGCTCTTTTTAATTCAAGGTGTGCTTGTTGATCTTTCAATTCCTCTACTAGCTTTGTTGTTTCAGGGTCATCGTGGACAAATTCTTTTAGCGTATATATCTCATTCACCTTTTCAGGAAACTGCTCAATGAGTGTTCGTTTATGGCTTTCTGTCATTGTTAAAATAACATCTGCCCATTTCAGTAACGATGGATCAACAACTTTTGCTTCATGCTTATGGTTAAACCCTTTATTCTCCAATACTGTTTTAGAGTGCTCGGATATTGGCATCCCTTCCATCGCATGAATCCCCGCTGATTTTGCTTTCAATTCATCACTTGTCTTTTTATGTTCAAAAACCGCTTCTGCTAAAGGGCTGCGGCATGTATTACCCGTACAAATAAATAATACATTTTTCATGTATACATCCCCTTTCTACGCATCACCTTATTTGACTTAAATACTCGGTATACAAAGGCTTGTCATTATCATTTCCAAGTCGACATATTCTAACAATACCTACCCTCAATTTTATCATAAAAAAACGAAAAATCCTCCTCAAATGGAAAATCTTTCGTTTCTGAAATTAGTTACTATTGAATGGATAAAATGATTTTAATACCAAATGAAATGAGAATACATCCCCCTAGCCATTCACTGTATCCTCCAAGCCAACCGCCTGCTTTTTTACCAATTAATAGTCCAATACAAGTTAATAGTCCACTCATTACACCGAAGCTGACAAGTGTAACGAACGTTTTTGCACCAAGCATTCCTAAACTTAACCCTGCTGAAAAACTATCTAAACTAACACTCACTGCAAATAACAAAATTCCAAAAGAAGTTATTCTTAGCATCGAGCCTTGCTCCTCTTGAAAAGTGGATAGAATCATTTGGGCACCTAATAAGATGAGTAAGCTGCCCCCTAAAATAAACGCAAAAATCCCAATATGTTGCGATAAAAGTTTCCCTAGTACGAGGCCAATGAGGGGCATCCATACGTGAAACAGACCTACGACAGACCCGATCATTAAAATGTGTCGGTACCTCAAACCAAGGAGTCCCATCCCAATTGATAAGGAGAAAGCATCCATACTTAAGGCAAAAGCCATAATTCCGATCGTAAAAAACTCTGCTAACACGAAATCACCCCTTGGACCAGCTATATTAAACCTATGCACGTCCAAGGGGAATTATTTTTAAAATATTGTTATTTTACGTTTTCGCTTATGATTGTCCCACCTGCAGCTTTTCTAAGCCGATTCATAATCGCAGAACCAATCGTTGTCTCAGGGTAGACTTGTGAAAAAATAATATCTATTTTATAGTCTTCAAATGCTCTTAATGAATCATACAGCTGGTGAGCTACTGTGGATAAGTCTTCAATGGACCCTGCTAGAACTTCAACATCAACATCAGGGATGCCCTTCCATTCATGAGAAACTAAAGCGCCGATGGTTTTTCCATCCTGTTTTGCTTCCTTTACTTTTTCTTCAAAAAATAAGCGAGACCCTTCTATAAGAACAAGAGGAGCAACAGGGGCATAATGCGTATATTTCATTCCAGGCGAACGTGGAGCCATGTTTTCTTCTATTAAAGCTGGGTCAACGTTCACCTTACCCACAACGGCTTCCATTTGTTCTCTCGTGATGCCACCGGGCCGTAAAATCATCACTTCATTATTCGAACAATCCACAACTGTACTTTCCAATCCAACCCCAGTTTCTCCACCATCAATTATTCCAGCAATTTTTCCGTTTAAATCTTTTGCCACATGCTCGGCGGTTGTTGGACTCGGTTTTCCTGATGTATTCGCACTTGGCGCAGCTAATGGAATTCCCGCAACTTCAATTAACGCTAGAGCAACCGGGTGATCTGGCATCCTTATTCCTACTGTGGATAAACTTGCTGTCACCTTTGTGGATAACTTGTTAGTATGTGGTAAGACGATCGTTAATGGTCCTGGCCAAAAGGCTTCGATCAGTTTTTCTGCTTTTTCTGGAACGTTAGTAACATATTCCTTTAACTGGCTTTCATTAGAGATATGTACAATTAACGGGTTATCTTGAGGTCTTCCTTTCGCTCGGAAAATCCGATCAATCGCTTTATCATTTCTTGCATTTCCACCTAGGCCATATACAGTTTCTGTTGGAAAGGCAATGACTTCATTTTTTCTCAATATTTCCGCGGCTTGGTGAATTTGTGGATCGTTACTTATTTTTTCCACAGCTTTATCCACAATCCACATGTTTGTTTGCTTTTCATTCATTTGTTGCTTCCTCCTTTAAGGAGTGAGTCATATTTATATTATCAAAAATAATCGTGCAAGTATGAGGCATTTCATAATGTATGATACGATCTTGTTCCGAACGATCCCTTTAGTTAAGCATTCTTATTTTTTCTTATTATTAGGCTCTGTTAAAGTTAGGTGTTGATTTTCGTCATTATAGGTGGATGCTTGCACCTCTGGGCACAAGTGTGACATCCGTTCATGCTGCACTTTGCTTGCATTCACGGTGTCTTCTTTGCCGCGGGCACGACCTCAACTTCTCTGAACTCATAAATACTCGTTCAGAGTGATTTTCGGTTCGTGGCTCCTGCGTTTACTCGTCGCAGCTCGAAGTCGTTCGAAGAAGTGATGCTCGTTGCTGTTCCCGCAGGCGTCACCACCTGCCATTCCTCAAATCCCAAGATATCAACATTGAGCTTTAACACAGCCTATTATTAAAGAAGTTAACAAAGATTCGTTAATGCTATATATTTTGCTTTGATGCGGACAGAATGTCAACGAGTATCTTATCATTTGTACATAAAAAGGGGTTATCCACAACTTTGTGTGAATAACCCCTCTTACTATGTGCATAAGTTGTGAATAATTTGTCGATTAATGAAAGTGATGGACGTACATTGGTCCGTCATTGGATAGATGTTCTGTAATATCGTCATGTGCTTCCAATGTTTCCGGCAACTCATTTTCGTGACATTTCGTAAATCCGAGTTGCTGTAGAAAGCTTGACGTTTTCGCCGCTAATAAATAAATTGACTCTAGTTTTTGCTCTTTTGCATATTGTAAGGCAGCTTCCACAAACTCTAGTAAAAAATATGTTGTCACTTTATCAGTATCTACAATTAGCTTTCTTAACAAACCATTTCCTTCACCGACAGGTTCGATGGCTACAATGGCCACACATTCATTTTTATCGTTTTCCGCGATTAAAAATGAATCCCAATCTACAGGTTCTGTTAGTTTATCCACACTTGCTTTTGCGACAAAATGTCTAATGGTCAATGCATCTCTATCACTTGCTTGTCTTACGTAAAAACTCATTTGCTCCACCCTCTCTCTTGCATTCTAGTAAATTGTATGCAAAGAGAAAGAGAGATATGTTGATAACTTTATAGATTTTTTATTATGACGTAACTTTTCCCCATAAATTTGTGATTACTTCTACAACAAAGAACTTTACTTCAACTTCTTCCTCTTCTGCAGCTTCGATTTCTGCTTGATCTGCTTTCCCTTCATCATTTGAGAAGTCGAGAAAACATAGTGGCGGGAATAAAACGCACCACCAATTATCCCCTTGTCCATCACCTAAAGTAATTTTAACCGCTTCATATTGACCTTCTGGATAAAGACGGTTCCCATAACGCTTTGTTGGAAATGACGTTTCTTCTAAACCTACATCAAAAGATATATTTTTTCCTACCTTTTCAAGCTCACTTGCAATTGTTTCTTCTAATTTTTCAATGTTTTGTCCGATATATTCATGAGCCTCTTCAAACTCATCAAAATGTTGCACCCATTCAGTCACTTGCGTGTTCACCGCATCTCTTACGTTAAGTTTCAACGTTTGATCGATCGGTGAATTACTATTACTTAAGATTCGAAGTCTAATAGATTCTTCAGGGATCACTTCACTATTTGCTGCTTGAGCAGGTACGAGATAATTTCCTTCCCAAGATAAAATAAGTACTGTTAAACATAACATTAAGTATAATTGCGTTCTTTTTAATAACATTTCCTTCACCTTCCTCTTAGTCCTCATTGTTGTCAGGCAAGGAATAATATAAACATAGATTTGTCCGACAAGTTGTGACATAGAGAATCGGTTGTTGAAAATGATAGAGTTATACACAGATAATTGTGCATAAGTTAACTACTCATGGTTAATCTCATGGAAAACTAAATAATATGCGGGTTTTCCATTGGTTTCAGGTGAATAACAACCTTTTTTTATTAACAGTTGTGGATAAACTTTGTTAATAAGTTGTTAATAGATAGGAGTTTTTTTGGTTTTGAACGTTTATGTATACTTCAACTTACCTCTTAATACTTGCACCATTCAATATACGTTTGTTTTTGTTCGCCTTCATCTCCAGGAAATTGTGAAAGAATTGGTGTCGTGTTGATGATCGGGTGTTGTTTCTCGTCTATGAGAGTGGACCGAAGTTCGGGATAATAATGAGAGAAGCTGCTCCAACGATAGTCTTTCGGAGTTTCACAGAGGTTTGCCTCTACGGGGTTGTAGTGGATATAGCGACTTACAATGAGTAATCCTCGTTTTTGATAAATTGGCTTTGCTTGAAAACGCCGTTCAAAAACATGTCCGGTTAAATTATATTTACGATTGAAGTAGCGGGCGTAGAGCTTATTAATATGTTCCATTATTTTCGATAATGAATGTTTGAATGATCGGATCTCAAGGTGATAGTGGTTATTCATGAGGCAGTAAGCAATTAGTTCAAATGGATATTTAACTTGTGTTTTAGAAAGAAGTTCTTGAAAAAATATGTAGTCGTCAACATCGCGGAATAACGTTTCTTTACGGTTCCCCCTTGAATAAACATGGTAGAACAGGTGATCCTTCCAGTTTCTATTACCACTCATTTCATCTACTCAATCCTTCCTATATATATTTCACTTTTTTATTCGACAAAAGCTTTATATTTCCTCCTTTTAAATATTTGTATTTTTATTCAAAATAGAGGGTGGTTTTATACATGATTTCTCTTGTTTATTCATAAATTGAACCCTACAAGTTTGAACCTGCTTCAACTGAAGCTGCTTCAATTTTGTAGGGTTCAAAAACCAACTAAAAAATAGAGGTCCGACCTCACCAAAGGCAGACCTCCTCTACTTAGCACGTTCATCCGCACCAAATCAAAACAAACAAGCTTTGCATATAACTGAATATCAGCTATCTAACCTTTATTTTCGCAAAAACAATTCGTTCATTACCGTTAATATCATTGTGGACGGACACTTCAGCTTGTGGATATGTGGATAAAACCAACTTTCGTACGTCTTCTCCCTGGCCATGTCCGATTTCAAAGCCGATTAATCCTGGTAATGCTAAAACTTTCGGGATTTCGGCAATGAGCCGTTTATAAACAGCGAGGCCATTGTCATCTGCAAACAGGGCTAGGTCTGGTTCGTGATCACGGACATTTTCCTTCAATTCCGTACGATCTGACTCTGGGATGTACGGCGGATTTGAGACGATGACATCGGCTTTTTGGCCCGCCTCAATAAAAGGGCTCAAAAGATCACCTTCGAAAAACTCGACAGATGCACCGAGTTTCTCGTTATTTCGCTTTGCTACAGCTAAAGCATCAGGTGACAGATCGACCGCACTTACCCGAGTATTGGGTATCTCTAAGTTTAGAGTGATCCCAATTATGCCACTTCCTGCGCCGACATCAATGATACGGGCCGGCTCAGGAGATGAACTATGTAACTCACGAATATGACCAATCATGAGCTGAACGAGTTCTTCTGTTTCGGGGCGTGGGATGAGGACATTTTTATTTACTTCAAATGAACGACCGTAAAACTCTTCTTCACCGATGAGGTGCTGAACAGGAATTCCTGCTGCTGATTTTTTTACATCGGCGATAAAGCTTTCATATACATTTGCTGGTAAGGGCGTTTGGAGCTCTGACAACAGCTCCGCCCGTGACCAGCCCGTATGGTGAATCAACAACCTTTCTGCAATCGTAGATTCATAACTTGATTTTTCTAAAAAAGAAGAAGCCCACTGAAGGACTTCGTATACTTTGTTTGTTGTTTCCATTATTTATCGGCTTCTTCCATTGCGCGTGATTGTTCTTCAACGACCAGTGCATCAATGATTTCATCGAGCTTTCCTTCAAGGATTTGCTCGAGCTTTTGAATTGTAAGGCCAATACGGTGGTCTGTTACTCGGCTTTGCGGGAAGTTGTACGTTCGAATTCGTTCGGAACGATCTCCGGTACCCACCGCAGATTTACGAATATCTGCGTATTCTGCTTGTGCTTCTTTTTGGACCTTGTCAAAAATACGGGCACGAAGAACTTTCATCGCTTTTTCTTTATTTTTGATTTGTGATTTTTCGTCTTGGCAAGACACAACGGTTCCTGTTGGCATGTGTGTTAAACGAACGGCAGACATGGTTGTATTTACACTTTGTCCGCCTGGGCCACTTGATGCGAATGTATCGACACGAATATCTTTTTCGTTAATGTCGATTTCGACTTCTTCGGCTTCTGGTAATACAGCAACAGTTGCTGTTGATGTATGAATTCGTCCGCCTGATTCTGTTGCAGGAACACGTTGAACACGGTGAGCGCCATTTTCATATTTCATTTTGGAGAAAGCTCCGTTTCCGTTAATCATGAAAATGATTTCTTTAAATCCGCCTACACCCGTTTGACTTGATTCGATCACTTCTGGTTTCCAGCCTTGTGCTTCCGCGTAGCGTGAATACATACGGTATAAGTCACCAGCAAATAGAGCCGCTTCGTCTCCACCTGCAGCAGCGCGAATTTCCACGATAACGTTTTTGTCATCGTTCGGGTCTTTCGGAATAAGTAGAACTTTTAGTTTTTCTTCCAACGGTGGAATTTGCTCTTCAAGTTCATCCATTTCCATTTTGACCATTTCAGACATTTCATCATCGAGATTATCTTGAAGCATCTCTTTTGCATCATTGTATTGCTGCTTAACTTCCTTATACTGACGGTACGTTTGTACAGTTTCTTCTATGTCTGCTTGTTCCTTTGAATACTCACGTAATTTTTTCGTATCACTAATGACATCAGGGTCCATTAGTAATTCATTCAGTCTTTCGTATCGGTCTTCTACCGCTTCTAAACGATCAAACACGTTATTCACCTCATTTATTAACGCTTAACAGTCTTATTATAGTATAGGTGGATGCAAAAGTAAAAACAAGGCCTCGTTTCATGTTGTTCAGTGCCTGGCACATGGAATTCAATTTCCAGGTGCCAGGCACTTGGTAATTTTTGGTTGATGTTTTTGTTTTCTTATTTTGTGGGATATTGTATATAGAATGAAACAAATGTGTGAAGGAATATACGGATTTATCTAAGGAGGCTTTTAAGATGAAGGTCGTAATCATTGGTGGCGATGCTGCTGGCATGAGTGCTGCGATGCAAGTTGTACGTAATGATGAACAGGCTGAAGTAACGGTATTAGAGAAAGGGAGTTATTATTCGTACGCCCAATGCGGATTACCATATTTCATAGGTGGACTGGTCGAAGATAGCGGAGATCTCATTGCTCGAAGTCGTGATACCTTTCGTGAGAAGCATGGAATTGATGCACGAATATATCATGAAGTAACTGAATTAGATCCAGAAAATAAGGTCGTTAAAGGAGACAACCTTGAAACTGGTGAACCTTTTGAAATGACTTATGATAAATGCCTCGTTGCCACAGGTGCTTCACCTATTTTCCCTCCATTTGACGGCAATGACCTTGAGGGAATCCATGTCTTAAAAACAATTCCTGATGCGAAAAAAATCGTTGAGGATATGAACGAACAAGTCACTCAGGTCACTGTCATTGGCGGAGGTTATATCGGACTGGAGGTTGCAGAAAACTTCGTAGAAAAAGGGATGAGTGTGCGATTGATTGATTTAGCTGAGCGAGTTGGAACGGTTTACGATAAGGAAATCAGTGAAAAGATCGAAAAGGTAGCAAAGAAACAAGGGATTGAGCTTGTTTTAAACGAATCCGTAGAGTCATTTGAAGGGGATCAGCGAGTAGAAGAGATTAAGACAGATAAAGGCAGTTACCAAACTGATATGGCCGTTGTCGCTATTGGTGTTAAACCGAATACATCGTTTTTAAAAAATGCTGACGTTCACCTCCACCAGACCGGGGCAATGATCGTGAATTCTTATATGGAAACGAATGTGAAAGATCTTTATGCTGCTGGTGATTGCGCGACACAATATCACAGGATTAAAGAAAAAAATGACTACATCCCATTAGGTACACACGCTAATAAACAAGGGAGAGTCGCAGGAAGTAATATTGCAGGTGTGACAAAAACATTCCAAGGAATTGTCGGCACATCGATTATGAAGTTTTTTGAGTTAACCGTTGCAAAAACTGGGTTAAGTGAAAAAGAAGCGGAAGACTTAAATATCCCATTTCAATCGATATTATTTGAAGGACATACCCATGCAGGATACTATCCAAACAGTGAAAAAATCTTATTTAAAATGATGAAGCATAAAAGCAATGGTCAATTATTAGGGGTACAAGCGGTTGGGCGAGATGGTGTCGATAAACGCATTGACGTGGCTGCAACAGCGCTTTATCATAACATGACGATTTCTGACCTAGAAAACTTAGATTTAAGCTATGCACCCCCTTATAACGGAGTATGGGACCCATTACAACAAGCAGCAAGAAGGCTCTAATATTTATCTCAAGAAAAACTTCATTATAGATGCCTTTAAGGAGGACAGTTAGCGAGCCACTAATTTGTTATTAACCTAAGATAAAAATCAACACTAGCCTCGTTGAATCCTTACTATAAAAAAAGCAATCAGTAAAAACTGGTTGCTTTTATAGTATTTATTCAGTTTTGAAAACGGGCACTT
The Bacillus shivajii DNA segment above includes these coding regions:
- a CDS encoding GNAT family N-acetyltransferase yields the protein MSFYVRQASDRDALTIRHFVAKASVDKLTEPVDWDSFLIAENDKNECVAIVAIEPVGEGNGLLRKLIVDTDKVTTYFLLEFVEAALQYAKEQKLESIYLLAAKTSSFLQQLGFTKCHENELPETLEAHDDITEHLSNDGPMYVHHFH
- a CDS encoding low molecular weight protein arginine phosphatase, with amino-acid sequence MKNVLFICTGNTCRSPLAEAVFEHKKTSDELKAKSAGIHAMEGMPISEHSKTVLENKGFNHKHEAKVVDPSLLKWADVILTMTESHKRTLIEQFPEKVNEIYTLKEFVHDDPETTKLVEELKDQQAHLELKRAKFIADNQGKIEEYNKTNDVQNQQELEKQLLDEIIPHQNVIDEIAGKLPSFDISDPFGADVERYDETLTEIEKAVEKLLKKLK
- the rpiB gene encoding ribose 5-phosphate isomerase B, with protein sequence MKVAIGSDHGGYSLKEEVKTVLKEMNIDFVDVGCECEDSVDYPDYGIPVAEKVANGEFDRGIVVCGTGIGMSIAANKVKGVRCALVHDLFSAKATREHNDSNVLAMGERIIGPGLAVEIARVWLSTEYEGGRHENRVNKITQYEQN
- the spoIIR gene encoding stage II sporulation protein R, translating into MLLKRTQLYLMLCLTVLILSWEGNYLVPAQAANSEVIPEESIRLRILSNSNSPIDQTLKLNVRDAVNTQVTEWVQHFDEFEEAHEYIGQNIEKLEETIASELEKVGKNISFDVGLEETSFPTKRYGNRLYPEGQYEAVKITLGDGQGDNWWCVLFPPLCFLDFSNDEGKADQAEIEAAEEEEVEVKFFVVEVITNLWGKVTS
- a CDS encoding serine hydroxymethyltransferase, yielding MDAELKRQQANIELIASENFVSKAVMEAQGSVLTNKYAEGYPSKRYYGGCEHVDVVEDIARDRAKKIFGAEHANVQPHSGAQANMAVYYTVLEHGDTVLGMNLSHGGHLTHGSPVNFSGKQYEFVDYGVNEETGTIVYEDVREKALAHKPKLIVAGASAYSREINFRKFREIADEVNAYLMVDMAHIAGLVAAGLHENPVPYADFVTSTTHKTLRGPRGGMILCKEEYGKKIDKAIFPGLQGGPLMHVIAAKAVAFGEALSDEFKVYSEQVKKNAQALADALKSEGIDLVSGGTDNHLVLVDLRNLKITGKIAEETLDQVGITTNKNTIPYDPESPFVTSGLRLGTAAVTTRGFKEEEMKAIGNIMATVLKDVENKANLQEAKTKVEQLTGKFPLYENE
- a CDS encoding transposase codes for the protein MSGNRNWKDHLFYHVYSRGNRKETLFRDVDDYIFFQELLSKTQVKYPFELIAYCLMNNHYHLEIRSFKHSLSKIMEHINKLYARYFNRKYNLTGHVFERRFQAKPIYQKRGLLIVSRYIHYNPVEANLCETPKDYRWSSFSHYYPELRSTLIDEKQHPIINTTPILSQFPGDEGEQKQTYIEWCKY
- a CDS encoding L-threonylcarbamoyladenylate synthase yields the protein MNEKQTNMWIVDKAVEKISNDPQIHQAAEILRKNEVIAFPTETVYGLGGNARNDKAIDRIFRAKGRPQDNPLIVHISNESQLKEYVTNVPEKAEKLIEAFWPGPLTIVLPHTNKLSTKVTASLSTVGIRMPDHPVALALIEVAGIPLAAPSANTSGKPSPTTAEHVAKDLNGKIAGIIDGGETGVGLESTVVDCSNNEVMILRPGGITREQMEAVVGKVNVDPALIEENMAPRSPGMKYTHYAPVAPLVLIEGSRLFFEEKVKEAKQDGKTIGALVSHEWKGIPDVDVEVLAGSIEDLSTVAHQLYDSLRAFEDYKIDIIFSQVYPETTIGSAIMNRLRKAAGGTIISENVK
- a CDS encoding manganese efflux pump MntP; translated protein: MAFALSMDAFSLSIGMGLLGLRYRHILMIGSVVGLFHVWMPLIGLVLGKLLSQHIGIFAFILGGSLLILLGAQMILSTFQEEQGSMLRITSFGILLFAVSVSLDSFSAGLSLGMLGAKTFVTLVSFGVMSGLLTCIGLLIGKKAGGWLGGYSEWLGGCILISFGIKIILSIQ
- a CDS encoding TIGR01440 family protein produces the protein MDTNVEEVERSLLKGLREFQQSAKLREGRTFVIGTSTSEVSGKHIGKAGTEEIAAAIWGALRTFQKETGIHLVFQCCEHLNRTLVLEKTVAEKNNVEIVHAIPVPKAGGSMASYAYKNFNEPVLIEQIEADAGIDIGDTFIGMHLKRVAVPVRTSINQVGEAHVTYARTRPKLIGGERAVYTISEEEGTCD
- a CDS encoding methyl-accepting chemotaxis protein produces the protein MEGKKYRFSLRKKMVIGICTVAAITYATSAVFIFYLSEILANTLGVNENVFTLLTLLLGIIWCGILGFVGATIIVRPLNELETSARKVAEGDITEDVEVPKSDDELRALALAYNNMISNLRSMVRDIHTNFEQTNEQVVEIKSASNAAANQAENISRTVEEIASGADSSANAVQETVESIDDVIELATTVQNHAKHSNELSNGMVKTLTESKAVIQSLVEGIQTLANNNQDSLTAVNRLETHAKKVEEIISLVGDIAEQTNLLALNASIEAARAGEQGRGFAVVADEVRKLADESGTAVKGISELIQNIQQEVQNVVRQITDQVSAANSEAEKGTKTNEAIVEMTESVDGVVKSVHEILQLVDRQMTSIENTARQSQEVAAVAEETSAGAAEVTSSTQEQTGVMEEIAASAEVLGDQADKLKQTIKQFSV